Proteins from a genomic interval of Oncorhynchus mykiss isolate Arlee chromosome 21, USDA_OmykA_1.1, whole genome shotgun sequence:
- the LOC110500625 gene encoding U2 small nuclear ribonucleoprotein A' isoform X2: METEGLPAAPGQYSQPGQPGPVLGLRSLSFAYQGLLEIPYEVILAQQHTLEVLDLSYNLLEDPALLGELEQLSTLILDCNIYSSHVKFPYMPSVTTVWINKNKISNLPIFVEEIRRKFPNIKILSMMNNEAAPSYFNGGSLPQYIDYRQYVISQIPSLTILDDTEVLGKERAQAKKTYRMQRTREGSKRRKELHR; the protein is encoded by the exons ATGGAGACAGAGGGGCTGCCTGCTGCACCAGGCCAGTATAGCCAGCCCGGTCAGCCAGGCCCAGTGCTGGGGCTTCGGAGTCTCTCCTTTGCCTACCAGGGCTTGCTAGAGATCCCCTACGAAGTCATACTAGCCCAGCAACACACCCTGGAAGTGTTGGACCTCAGCTACAACCTGCTGGAGGA CCCAGCTCTCCTGGGTGAACTGGAGCAGCTCAGCACTCTGATCCTGGACTGCAACATCTATTCGTCCCACGTCAAGTTCCCCTACATGCCAAGCGTCACCACCGTGTGGATCAACAAGAACAAGATCAGCAACCTGCCCATCTTCGTGGAGGAGATCCGCCGCAAGTTTCCCAACATCAA GATCCTCAGCATGATGAACAACGAGGCAGCACCCAGCTACTTCAATGGAGGGAGTCTGCCCCAGTACATAGACTACAG GCAGTATGTGATCAGTCAGATCCCAAGCCTGACGATCCTGGATGACACTGAGGTtctggggaaagagagagcgcaGGCTAAGAAGACCTATAGGATGCAGAGGACCAGGGAAGGCAGCAAAAGGAGGAAGGAGCTCCATCGTTGA
- the LOC110500625 gene encoding U2 small nuclear ribonucleoprotein A' isoform X1 — translation METEGLPAAPGQYSQPGQPGPVLGLRSLSFAYQGLLEIPYEVILAQQHTLEVLDLSYNLLEESPALLGELEQLSTLILDCNIYSSHVKFPYMPSVTTVWINKNKISNLPIFVEEIRRKFPNIKILSMMNNEAAPSYFNGGSLPQYIDYRQYVISQIPSLTILDDTEVLGKERAQAKKTYRMQRTREGSKRRKELHR, via the exons ATGGAGACAGAGGGGCTGCCTGCTGCACCAGGCCAGTATAGCCAGCCCGGTCAGCCAGGCCCAGTGCTGGGGCTTCGGAGTCTCTCCTTTGCCTACCAGGGCTTGCTAGAGATCCCCTACGAAGTCATACTAGCCCAGCAACACACCCTGGAAGTGTTGGACCTCAGCTACAACCTGCTGGAGGA GAGCCCAGCTCTCCTGGGTGAACTGGAGCAGCTCAGCACTCTGATCCTGGACTGCAACATCTATTCGTCCCACGTCAAGTTCCCCTACATGCCAAGCGTCACCACCGTGTGGATCAACAAGAACAAGATCAGCAACCTGCCCATCTTCGTGGAGGAGATCCGCCGCAAGTTTCCCAACATCAA GATCCTCAGCATGATGAACAACGAGGCAGCACCCAGCTACTTCAATGGAGGGAGTCTGCCCCAGTACATAGACTACAG GCAGTATGTGATCAGTCAGATCCCAAGCCTGACGATCCTGGATGACACTGAGGTtctggggaaagagagagcgcaGGCTAAGAAGACCTATAGGATGCAGAGGACCAGGGAAGGCAGCAAAAGGAGGAAGGAGCTCCATCGTTGA